The Homo sapiens chromosome 4, GRCh38.p14 Primary Assembly genome contains the following window.
atgtttatggaatattctaaatcctctgttgtcatttcaacaatgttcatggcatcttcactaggagtagattccatctcaaaaaaaaaaacaaaactctttgtTCATTCAGAAGAAGCAATTTCTCAGCCACTTAacgttttatcatgagattgcagcaattccatggcatcttcaggcttcacttctTATCCTAGTTCTCTTGttctttctaccacatctgcagtgacccCTCCACtcaagtcttgaacccctcaaagtcattcatggGTCTTGGAATCAACGTCTTCCAAAATACtgttgatgttgatattttgatctcctCCTATGAATCggaaatgttcttaatggcatctagaatggtgaattcttcCCAGAAGATTCCTTCCCAGATTTATCAGAGGACTCACCATCTATGGCAGCTATGGCCTTACAAAATGTATGTCTTAAACAATAAGACTTGAAATTCAAAATGACTCCTtaatccatgggctgcagaatggatattgtatcagcaggcatgaaaacgttagtctccttgtacatctccaccaggcctcttgggtgaccaggtgcattgtcaatgagcagtaatatttttagTGGAATCTTGTATTTTGAGCAGTAGACCTTAACAGTGGACTTAAattattcagtaaaccatgctataaacaaaTGTGCTAACATCCAGGCTTGGTTGTTCCActtacagagcacaggcagagtagatttagcataattcttaagagctgtcagattttcagaatggtaaacaAGAATTGACTTTAAGTCACCAACTACATTAGCTTCTAACAGGAGAGTCAGCAtatcttttgaagctttgaagccaggcagtgatttctcctctctagctattaatagtcctagatggcattttttttttttttttaagtagggacagggtttcaccatgttagccaggctggtctcaaactcctgacctcaaatgatctgcctcagcttcccatagtgctgagattacaggcgtgagccaccatgcccagtcagatggcatcttcttccaacagagGACTGTTTCATCTACATGGAAAATCTATGGTtgagtgtagccaccttcatcaacgATTTGAACTAGGTCTtctagataacttgctgcagctccTACATCAGTccttgctgcttcatcttgcactGTTATGTTATAGAAATGGCTTTttcccttaaacctcatgaaacaccctctgctagcttccaatttttcttctgcagcttcctcacctctctcagcctttgtaGAATTAAGGAGAATtaaggccttgctctggattaggcttagGCTTAAGAGAATGCTGtgactggtttgatcttctacccAGACCACTGAAACTTTCTCTATATCAACAATAATACTGCTTTGCTTTCCTATCATTGTATGTTCACTGAGTAGCACTTTTagtttccttcaagaactttttctttgcatttacaacttggctaaatgtttggcacaagaggcctggttttcagcctatctcagctttcaacttGCCTTCCTCACAaggcttaatcatttctagcttttcacTTAAAATGAGAGATATGTGACTCTTCTTCCATTTGAACACTTACATGCCATTGTAGGGTTAtgaattggcctaatttcaatattgttctgtatcagggaatagagaggcctgaagacagggagagagacagggaatggCTTGTTGgtgaagcagtcagaacacacacaatgtttatcaattaagttcactGTCTTCTGTGAGCATGGTTTCAGGcactccaaaacaattacaacagtaatATCAAAGAtaactgatcacagatcaccataacaggcATAGTAGtattgaaaacatttgaaatattgtgagaattatcaaaatgtaatGCAGAGACACAAAGTAAACATGTGCTGTTGAAAAAATGATACCAATAGACTGGTTTGAGGCAATGGTTGCCATAAAacttcaatttgttaaaaaaaaaaaaaaaagcaatacctgtaaagtgcaataaagcaaagtgcaacCAAACAAGGCGTGcctgtattttgaaattcaattaaactttttttttttttaaagaaaggaatatGCATATATTCACTTCTGGAAAATTTCattgaaatgtattatttatcaCTTACTATTATATGTAGTCCTTGttgcttaattttaaaacatctctgCTCCTTCTCCAATCCCACCCCCACCTGTAGGCAGGTTTTAGGATAATACTCACATGTCTGTAAAGCACTCTGAGATCCTTGGCTAGAAGGTTCTGTATCAAAgcaaagaatattttgttttattgattgttCACTAACACATGAAGCAATTTTCTGGAAATGGAAATACACCAAATATTTACCTtgtttagttctttttcttttatagtatGTTGCAAGGAATACCACGGATAAAAGTAAGAGGACCAATAAAATCAATGGGATTAACACCATCAGTATAAACTCTAACTGATTTTCATCCGGAGCAAAGTTGGTAgaatttatatttgcatttaatgtTTCTTTGATGGTCACTGCAGCAAATGTGCTTGGAATAGTCACTTTATTTGGTCTTTCAGATTCCACAGTTGTATCTCCTGAGTTTTCTAATTCCTCATAATTACCTGTGGGAATAGATACAAAATTGAAATTTCCATGGAGACAAAGTTAGTATGTTATATtgtcaatgatttttaaattattcctagATACATTCTGTGATAAATTTGACCCACTATACTTGGCCTCCAAGCTAAGTGTGACACAGAACATTGATTTAACATAAATGAAGCTCAAGCTGGGAGTGTATTGAATATGGAATCAGAGCTCAGAGAAAAACCTTGCACAAAGGTAGGCAGTTTTGCATTGACCAGACATTTTAGATACGCTTAAGCAAAGTGGATTCGGAAGCTTCCTCATGTTAAGGGTGATTTTCCAAGCCAAGTAATGTGATATTACAGGACATCTCCTATAGGGTATgataatattttaacaaaatgtctGAATAAATTTAAATTCACATTTACTAAAATTAAGTACATGCCATACAGCACTTTTAGATGTAAAGAAATGCACTCTgtgtcctaatttttttttttttttttgaggcagagtcttgctccattgcccaggctggagcgtagtggcatgatctcagctcactgcaacctccacctcctgggttcaagcaattctcgtgcctcagcctccagagtagctgggattacaggcatgtgccaccatacccagctaatttttgtatttttagtagagacagggtttcaccatgttggccaggctggtctcgaactccatgcctcaagtgatccacccgcctcagcctaccaaagtgctagaattgcaggtgtgagccactgcgcctgtctgtgtcctaatatttaaataaaaggttACCTATCAATGGaaaataattctttgaaaatgaattgactgtgccgggcatggtggttcacgcctgtaatcccagcactatgggaggctgaggtgggcagatcacctgaggtcaggagttcgagaccagcctgaccaacatggtgaaaccctgtctttactaaaaatacaaaaattagctgggcgtggtggtgcatgcctataatcccagctacttgggaggctgaggcaagagaattgcttgaacccaggaagcagaggttgcagtcagccaagatcgcgccattgcacttcagcctaggcaacaagagcgacactccatctcaaaaaaaaaagaaaaagaaaaaagaaaaggaaaataaaaaccatcagGATGAGAAAGGACTACTGACTTGATGACTATCTGAAAAACTTTTCCTTACCTGTCTAAGCAGTAGTCATGGTAAGATAAGCTGAAGGTCTTTGTCCTAATATCGTATAATGTTGTCTACCTTTCAGAAGGGGCCAACTGAGGAAAATACCTCGTAAGTTGATGCTACAGAAAACTtatcaaatgagataatttacAAGAAAGTTATTCTAAGGTGAAAGGAACTATGCAAATACAGAAGTCAGCTGCTTTAAACCACACTCTGCGGTATAGGTTAGGCAATTACTTTACAGAATGATCAAACTGGACATTGCAGAGCCAATTCAATAGTTCATCTATCTTCATAATCCCATGACAATGGAGTCCTCTGATTTTggttgaaacaataaaaatgtttggTCACTGCTATGAATTGAATGTTTGCAttcccctcaaattcatatattgaagccctaatcctcaatgtgatggATTAGGgctaagaggtgaggcctttgagaggtcattaggtttagatgaggtcatgagagtggggACCCTATGACAGGATTATTGCTCCTATGAGAAGATAAGAAAACCAGAGTTCTCTTTCCTTGCCATATGTGGATACGGAAAGGTGGTGACTGCAGGCCAGGGAGAGAGTTCTCACCAAATACTAAATCTTCTAGCAcctttgatcttgaacttcccagcctccagaactgtgagaaataaatgtctgttgttttaagtcttgcagtctgtggtattttgttatggtatcTGAGCTAAGACAGTAAGAATCTAATTGTGTTGATTGTATGAATAAATACTTTCAGTCTCCCACATCAGGGAATTCATTTGATAATCCCTTTAGTAAATGCAACCCCAAACCATCAGAATCAATTACAAACTACAGAGTAAACTCACTGGTGTTTCTCATGTGTATATGCCAAAGgcaggattgaaaaaaaaaactaccaatgtTTGAAGAGTGGAGGGGCTTCAAAATGGCTGACTAGATGCATCTGGCAGTCACCTcttcacaaaaaataacaaaaatactgAGTAGATAAGCTACATTTTGAATTGATCATTTAAGGGAGAACACAGGAATTCAACAGAGTAGTAATAGACAACACTTAAAGCACGGAAGGAGAGGGAAATAAGGCATCCTTCTTGGCTGAGACTGGCTGGGAGCCAGGAGAAGCTCCCCAATGTGGGGAAAGGGTAGTGGTCCATATTTCCACTGCAGACTCCTGCAGCCTAGCCACGGGAGAGCCCCTCAACTCTCACAGGCCCTGAGACTAACACTGAGAGCGCCTGTACACTGTGCAATGGCATTGCTCCAGAGAGGGACCTTATGCGGAGTCCCACACACCCCTGAGCCCTAGTGGCTGCAGCACAGTGCCACTTTGAGGGCCCAGCCCCCACCAGACTGTATCCTGCCCTAGGGCCCAACAGCCCCTGAATCTCCATGTCTCTGGAGCTCCTGCCTGCAGCCACCAGCGCTGCTGGCTGCTGCTGCCAGGGCCAAGGTAGGAGCCGCTGGCagcacccctccccccacccctggccAGCAGCGGGGCGCTCACACATGTTTATGTGCCTCAAGGACAAACTCCACTGTCCTCAGCTATTGCTGCTATAAACTGCTGCTGCTAGGGCCAAAGCATGAGCAAAGCATAGCCCCAGCTGGCTGCCTATGGTTGCTCCCACTGAAAGCAATCCCATCCTCTGCAGTAGCAGGCAGCAGTGTAGTCACTGCTGCCTTCACCTGAGCTTTCTATCAGCAGCCTGGGGATTGCTTCACCCCTACCTATTACAGCCAGCTACTGCATGCCCCACCAGAGAGTCAAAGAACAGGTCTGCACAGGCCAGCTCTCTCCCAGTGCAGTACTTGAGTGTGCCATTTGGGGCCTGGTGATTGCCCAGCCCAGTCTAGTCCATCACCACTGGCACCACAGCATTCCTCCCAGATGCCTGAGGTTGGGACTACCCACTCTGCTGCCACCATCATAGTTGGCATCCACCCTCATGTACCAGCTACAGGCCTGGGGACTGGCCTGCCCAGTCCATTGCAACCACTGCCAACACTAGCATGGGTACTTGGGACCCAGCGTGTTGTCCTACCACTGATACTGCCAACACCCACGTCAATCTGCCTACCTGCCTGGCTAACCACTACCATTTCTAGCACCCAAGCAAGACACCTGGAAGCCCAAAAACCAGCCTGCCTGGACACACTAACACCAGTGCCAGTGTATACTGCCTTGGGATCCAAGGACAGATATGCTCAACCCACCCCTGTCACCACTGGGGCCTGAAGACTGGCCCACCTGGTATCCTAGTCCCCAGCAAtacttcaccacagcctccactaacaacCACATCCTAAGCTGCTGGGGAAGCCACAGATACTACTGGCACTGGTTCCAGCAGAATAAATCATATGGAGACTACACTAATGTACatacccagaatcaaagccaaagcacTCTACCTAACCAACACCAAAGAAACACCTTACTTTCATAGGGGAGAACTTTTTCCTCCCCTATGAAAGTAAAttcagaggccgggcgcagtggctcatgcctgtaatcccagcattttgggaggctgaggcaggtggatcacctgaggtcgggagttcaagaccagcctgaccaacatggagaaaccccatctctacgaaaaatacaaaattagccgggcatggtggtgcatgcctgtaatcccagttactcaggaggctgaggcaggagaatcgtttgaacctgggaggtggaggttgcggtgagccaagatcatgccattgcactccagccatgagaggatacagaaaaacaatacccaaaattagaaaacaattcaGGGTATGAATGAGAGAAATTCACCAAAGAGATagagataataaaaaagaaccaaacaaattcTGGACCTGaagaattcataaaataaaatcaaatacacttgaaagcttcaacaatagactaaatcaagcagaaggaagaatctcagaatttgaagacaggtcttttgaaataacctagtcagataaaaataaagaaaaaagaatgagaaaagcctGTGTGACATACGAGATACCATAAAGcaagaaggcaaagagaaaatgagtgTTAGAAAACCTTTTTAATGAAacaaggccagatgcagtggctcatgcctgtaatcccagcactttgggaggacaaggagggcagattgcttgagctcatgagttcaaggccagactgggcaacatggcaaaactccatctctactaaaaatacaaaaattagctgggtgtggtggcatgctcctgaaaacccagctactcaggaggcttaggcaggaggaccatctgagccctggaggcagaggttgcagtgagctgagattgtgccactgtactttagcctcagcaacagagccagatcctgcctaaaaagaaaaagaaaaagaagacctgTTTAATGAAACAAtagatgaaaacttcccaagtttcgcaagagatttagacatccagatacaggaagCTCAGAATTCTCCAAATAGATATAATTCAACAAAGGACTTCTCCacagcacattatagtcaaactgtcaaacatcaaagacaaagaaataatctaaaatcagcaagagaaacgCATGTAGTCACCTATAAAGGAACccctatcagactaacagttaatttctcagcagaaatcttacaggccaggagacaaCAGGGTAATAAAGTCAAAgggctgaaagaaaacaaaacaatgacaacaaaaacccTGTCAACCAAGgattctatacccagcaaagttatccttcaaaaacaaaggaaaaacaaagtctttcccagacatgcaaaagctgagggaattcgtTACCACTAGACTGGCCctaaaagaaatgcttaagggagtccaCTGAGAAGCAAAAGAACAATATTTATCATCATGAAAACAATGTTAGAACACAAAACAAgctcaacacatttttaaaaattgaaatcatatcaaatatcttctcagaccacaacaGAATAAAACTACAAGTCAATAATAAGAAGAACTTTGGagactgtacaaatacatggaaattaaataacatgctcctgaatgaccattgagtcaagaaagaaattaaggaggaaattttttaaaaaaggcttgaaacaaataaaaatggaaacacaccatgctaaaacctatgggatacagcaaaagcagtgctaagagggaagtttatagtaaCAAATACCTACATCAAAGAAGTAGAAAGATTTTAAACAGACAATCTAGTGatgcatctcaaggaactagaaaagcaagagcaaatcaaacccaaaattagtagaaggaaagaaataataaagatcagagcagaactaaatgaaatagagactaaaaacaaacaaaaaacaaacaacactacaatgaaatatcatttcattGAATGGTTATttttgggcacagtggctaatgcctataatctcagcatttttggaggtcaagataggaggatcacctgaggtcaggagtttgagaccagcctggccagctaaaaatacaaaatttttagctttactaaaaatacaaaaactagctgggcatggtggcacacttctgtagttccagctacttgggaggctgaggcaggaggatcacttcaacccaggagttggaggttgcagtgaactgagatcacaccattgcactccagcctgggtgacagagcaagattccatctcaaaagaaaaaaaaaaaaggttattgttgaaaaggaaaaagcattCTTGCCTCATCTCTGGCAAGAATGCAGAGATaagggaactcttacacactgttggtgggaatgtaaattagtacagccactatggaaaacagtagggcaatttctcaaaaaactaacaagagaactaccatacaatcctcaatctcactactgggtatttatccaaaggaaaataaatcagtatatcaaaggaatAATTGCACTCgcgtgttcattgcagcactattcacaatagccaagatatgaaatcaaccgaCGTATCTATCAAtggttgaatggataaataaaatgtggtatatatacacaatggaatactattcagtcataaaaaagaatgaaatcatgtcttatGCTGCAACATAGATaaagctggaggtcattattttaagtaaaataagacaggcacagaaagacaaatatcttaTGTTCTtgctcatatgtgggagctaaaaaagttgatcttacAAAGGTAGAGAgtataattataaatatcagaggctgggaagggtgtgtgggtAAGAGTAGGGgaagaagagaggttggttaatgggtagaaACATACAGTTAGACAGTATAAATTATAATGTCCAATAGTAGAGTAGGacgactgtagttaacaataatatattttatatttcaaagtagctagaagacaGGACTTGAAATGTCCTCagcacatagaaatgataaatacttaaagtgatggataccccaaatacACTGACTTAATCATTATAGATTCTATCCATGCAACaaaaaatatcacatgtgccctataagtatgtaaaatattatgtgtcaataaaaatCCACCACTTACTgatctctgccttctgagttaAGTGGCTTTGTCCTACATTTACAGTAGTCCCCCATTATCCAAGCGGAACATGTTTCAAGGCCCTAGAAGATGCCTGAAATTATCGGTAGTACTGAACCCCACATACACTGTGTTTTTTCTaaacatacctatgataaagtttaatttataattagGCACAGTAAGCAATGAATaactagtaataaaatagaacaattacaacaatatactataataaaagtatGTGCATGTGATCTCTCTCTggctctcaaaatatcttattgtactgtactatTTGTGGCCAcggttgaccatgggtaactgaaaccacggGTAACTGAAACCACGAAAAACgaaactgtggataaggggggactactgtataagTCTTTAAAATTGGGTAAGTCAATAATGTATTCACATATATGTTAAAGCCTTTGATATATCATGTATCACCCTGGACTAGTAAAGGACATTTGTCTTCCA
Protein-coding sequences here:
- the TMEM154 gene encoding transmembrane protein 154 isoform X1; protein product: MQAPRAALVFALVIALVPVGRGNYEELENSGDTTVESERPNKVTIPSTFAAVTIKETLNANINSTNFAPDENQLEFILMVLIPLILLVLLLLSVVFLATYYKRKRTKQEPSSQGSQSALQTYLLV
- the TMEM154 gene encoding transmembrane protein 154 precursor, with translation MQAPRAALVFALVIALVPVGRGNYEELENSGDTTVESERPNKVTIPSTFAAVTIKETLNANINSTNFAPDENQLEFILMVLIPLILLVLLLLSVVFLATYYKRKRTKQEPSSQGSQSALQTYELGSENVKVPIFEEDTPSVMEIEMEELDKWMNSMNRNADFECLPTLKEEKESNHNPSDSES